A portion of the Candidatus Eisenbacteria bacterium genome contains these proteins:
- a CDS encoding MBL fold metallo-hydrolase, whose translation MSKEQTSSLKLTFLGGADSIGASCTLVEGGHTRLLIDCGIRMNPRNPLPDLSQLSGKPPDALLVTHAHMDHAGALPIAHEAFPGIPVIATPPTIDLMDRLLRDAVKIMNSADREGELSLYSEIHVQKLLTNIFPIHHGHTIRVDEFEVTYFPASHILGASMIHLATPYGTLLFTGDYSVSAQLTVPSLSSPSFEADIVVSEATYGERLHEDRKAAERRLTERITSVANEGGRILIPAFAVGRAQEVLLILKNALRKKELSPIPIFVDGMVRDVCGVYARHERYASRFLGHEIRRTGHPFFTDLIRPVATPEGRQKALQTRPAIIVASSGMLSGGASVFYAREIAQTESDAILITGYQDEESPGRALLEIADGVAPRKIRLGTEPVDLKCHVEKYTLSAHADKLQMVAFLETLRPRTVILVHGEEAARRALARSLSCRDVILPGNGDVVACSTRRSNAIRTAPDSVSLDAIDMDRARELLGPPRKTPLRSGELVKAWFGGKVGRELADKLIVRLEEKGLVRRDDNKRSLLWILGPGETDLFGDMELGLVQLKQENPKGRLLELCMRLRIDPPETVLSVDCGEHVAQSALQWNDRSYNSGPCRSPSSKAAEQLAARALLEQIAARESTDSGGAVVMVDEEDAGRLTADNPKGRLLELCMQRRLALPALEHQPVPGGFQVRIVSGESGSPSFVTKWYQSPARKRAEQAAARELLGFMVRFLESGESLETAQTPDNPNPPKSGSSNERDPRLAINELRQAGVIRDFGYEEIDRSGPSHRPVFTMVGWVTVPNGERIDSAPAEASSKKEAQRAAAELLNKRLAEAGILPRGSGD comes from the coding sequence ATGTCGAAAGAGCAGACTTCATCCCTCAAACTGACCTTCTTGGGTGGAGCCGATTCAATCGGAGCATCCTGCACATTGGTTGAGGGGGGCCATACGCGACTGTTAATTGACTGCGGTATCCGGATGAATCCCCGGAATCCCTTGCCCGATTTGTCTCAGCTCTCCGGAAAGCCCCCGGACGCCCTGCTTGTCACCCACGCTCACATGGATCATGCGGGGGCCCTTCCCATCGCGCATGAGGCCTTTCCGGGTATCCCGGTTATAGCGACGCCGCCGACGATCGATCTCATGGATAGACTTTTACGCGACGCGGTTAAAATTATGAACTCGGCCGACCGTGAAGGGGAATTATCCCTCTATTCGGAAATCCACGTGCAGAAGCTGCTCACGAACATCTTCCCAATTCATCACGGGCATACAATTCGAGTCGACGAATTCGAAGTTACCTATTTCCCGGCATCGCATATTCTCGGCGCCTCAATGATCCACCTCGCCACACCTTATGGAACACTCCTCTTTACGGGGGACTACAGTGTTTCAGCTCAGCTCACGGTCCCATCGCTATCAAGTCCGTCCTTTGAGGCCGACATTGTCGTGAGCGAGGCGACATACGGGGAGCGCCTGCATGAAGACCGCAAGGCGGCGGAGAGGCGATTGACAGAACGGATCACCTCTGTGGCGAATGAGGGGGGGCGGATTCTGATTCCCGCCTTTGCCGTCGGGCGGGCGCAGGAGGTCCTCCTTATCCTAAAGAACGCCCTCCGAAAAAAGGAACTTTCGCCGATCCCCATTTTCGTGGATGGCATGGTCCGCGATGTCTGCGGTGTCTATGCCCGTCATGAGCGGTACGCATCGCGGTTTTTGGGGCATGAAATCCGCCGAACGGGTCACCCATTCTTTACCGATCTCATCCGGCCGGTTGCCACCCCTGAAGGGCGTCAAAAGGCCCTCCAGACGCGGCCCGCCATCATCGTCGCTTCCAGCGGCATGTTGAGCGGCGGTGCGTCCGTCTTCTATGCCCGCGAGATTGCCCAGACGGAATCGGATGCCATTCTTATCACGGGTTATCAAGACGAAGAGTCGCCGGGGCGCGCCTTGCTTGAAATCGCGGATGGTGTCGCGCCACGGAAGATCCGGTTGGGAACCGAACCCGTCGATCTTAAGTGCCACGTTGAAAAGTACACACTCTCCGCCCACGCAGACAAGCTTCAGATGGTAGCCTTTCTTGAAACCCTGCGGCCGCGGACGGTCATTCTTGTTCACGGGGAGGAGGCCGCGCGCCGCGCATTGGCCCGCAGCTTGAGCTGTCGTGATGTCATTTTACCGGGCAATGGCGATGTGGTGGCTTGTTCCACTCGCAGATCAAACGCGATCCGGACGGCGCCGGATTCCGTGAGCCTGGACGCCATCGATATGGATCGCGCGCGGGAACTCCTCGGCCCGCCGCGTAAAACCCCCCTGCGCTCCGGTGAGCTGGTCAAGGCATGGTTCGGCGGGAAGGTTGGTAGGGAACTAGCGGATAAGCTCATTGTGCGGCTCGAGGAAAAGGGCTTGGTGCGCCGGGACGATAACAAACGGAGCCTGCTGTGGATTCTTGGCCCTGGGGAAACAGATCTCTTCGGCGACATGGAATTGGGTTTGGTTCAACTCAAGCAGGAGAATCCAAAGGGACGCCTGCTCGAGCTTTGCATGCGCCTTCGCATCGATCCTCCGGAAACTGTTCTTTCCGTCGATTGCGGCGAGCATGTGGCGCAATCGGCGCTCCAATGGAATGACAGGAGCTATAACAGCGGTCCGTGCAGATCCCCGTCCAGCAAGGCCGCCGAACAACTCGCCGCACGCGCCTTGCTTGAACAAATTGCAGCACGGGAATCCACGGATTCCGGAGGGGCTGTCGTGATGGTGGATGAGGAAGATGCCGGCAGATTGACGGCGGATAATCCCAAGGGCCGTCTGCTCGAATTGTGCATGCAACGCCGGCTCGCGTTGCCGGCCCTTGAACATCAACCCGTTCCCGGAGGGTTTCAGGTTCGCATCGTTTCAGGGGAATCCGGCTCCCCGTCCTTTGTGACAAAATGGTATCAGTCCCCGGCCCGGAAAAGAGCGGAACAGGCGGCCGCCCGGGAATTGCTGGGATTCATGGTCCGGTTTCTTGAGAGCGGTGAGTCGTTGGAGACGGCTCAGACGCCGGATAATCCCAATCCGCCGAAATCCGGTTCGAGCAATGAGCGCGATCCGAGGCTCGCCATCAATGAGCTCCGGCAGGCGGGGGTCATACGCGACTTCGGATATGAAGAGATCGATCGCTCGGGACCGAGCCATCGCCCGGTTTTCACCATGGTTGGCTGGGTTACCGTCCCGAACGGAGAGAGAATCGACAGCGCCCCTGCTGAAGCCAGCTCCAAGAAGGAGGCGCAACGCGCGGCCGCGGAATTGTTAAATAAACGCCTGGCGGAGGCGGGGATCTTGCCGCGGGGGTCTGGAGATTAG
- a CDS encoding DUF86 domain-containing protein has protein sequence MQHDDNVYLAHMLDMARKAQSLLHGKTRADFDNSEVLRLALLHLLQIIGEAANQVSSQGRAANPELPWDEIVGMRHRVVHDYLGIDEEIVWRTVAEDLPALITVLERILDDEEPS, from the coding sequence ATGCAGCATGACGACAACGTCTATTTGGCCCACATGCTCGACATGGCTCGCAAGGCTCAGTCGCTATTGCACGGGAAGACTCGTGCAGACTTCGATAACAGTGAAGTCCTCAGGCTTGCCCTGCTGCACTTGCTCCAAATCATCGGCGAGGCGGCGAATCAGGTCAGCAGTCAGGGACGCGCTGCGAACCCAGAGCTTCCTTGGGATGAGATAGTGGGGATGCGCCATCGGGTGGTCCATGATTACCTCGGAATTGATGAGGAAATCGTCTGGCGCACGGTTGCCGAAGACTTGCCGGCTTTGATCACGGTTTTGGAGCGAATCCTGGATGATGAAGAACCCTCCTGA
- a CDS encoding nucleotidyltransferase family protein encodes MARVQIDKLAIADICRKYRISRLALFGSVLRDDFGPESDIDVLVEFEPGHVPGFFGLHRIEKEIALLFDNRRIDLLTFRSLNPRLKDQILAEAEIQYAA; translated from the coding sequence GTGGCCCGAGTCCAGATCGACAAATTGGCAATTGCCGACATCTGCCGAAAGTACCGAATCAGCCGGTTGGCTCTATTTGGATCCGTCTTGCGAGACGACTTCGGCCCTGAAAGCGATATTGATGTTCTCGTTGAATTCGAGCCGGGCCATGTTCCCGGTTTCTTTGGCCTGCATCGTATTGAGAAGGAAATCGCACTGCTTTTTGACAACCGCAGGATTGATCTACTGACCTTCCGGTCCCTCAATCCCCGCCTAAAGGATCAGATCCTGGCGGAAGCTGAGATTCAGTATGCAGCATGA